In the genome of Actinomycetota bacterium, the window CCCACACATTTCCGGGTCGTCGCTGTCGGCCCAGGCGCGCTACGGGGCGGGCGTGCGTGAGATCTTGGAGTGCTGGTTCGAGGAGCGCCCCATCCGAGAGGAGTACCTCATCGTCGATGGCGGGAAGTCGGCGGGGACTGGTGCACACTCCTACAGCGCCGGCAACGCCACCGGCGGTTCAGATGAGGCAGCGCGCTTCAAGGAATGACGGGGACCGCGGTGGCCGATGAACGCGGGGGGGCTACTCCCTCGCAGCGCTCGGGTCCGCAGGACGACAAAGCGGAGGAACCTGGGCCGCGGGCTCTGCGGGGGGACGGCGATCGGGCACCGAGGCAAGGCTGCATGTAGAGGCCAAAACGAAGGGGGGAAATGGCTGCGGAGACGACGTATCCGCTCGTGGACCGGAATGCGGAAGCCGCTCCCGCGGACACGATCACCGATCGCGTGAACCCGGCTGGCCCGACAGGTTCCATGACGATCCGGTCACCTTCAACGAAGACCAGCAGGACATCCCCCTTCCGGAGACTCAGCGCCGCAAGCGCCTTCGCGCTCACCGACGACGTCGGAGTCCACCACGATTCACCTGCCTGGGTCGTTCAGCACCGTCGGCTGCGCCCGCCCGTTACTTCTTCTCAGCCTCGAAGTAGGGGTTCGTGCCGCTCGCGTGGTCCGTGACGTCAAGGACCCTGGTGATCTCGGGAACGAGCTCCTTGATCGCGACCTCGATCCCCTGGCCGAGCGTCACGGTGGCCATGCTGCAGCCCTGGCAGCCCCCGCTCAGGCGGAGGTATGCGGTTCCCTCCTCGACGCCGACGAGCTCGGCGTGGCCTCCGTGCGCCGCGATGCTCGGGTTGATCTGGCGGTCCAAAACCATCATGACCCGCTGCGCGACGTCGCCGCCGAGGTCCGCCTTCAGCGTCTCCGGAGGACGGCTGCCGACGGCCGGGCTGCGCGGGCCGGCCGGCATGATCGGCAACTGGGTCCCGATGGTTGGCCGAGGGCGGTTCGGGTTGTCGATGACCCAGCCCTCGCGGTCGGCCTCGACGAAGTCGATGATGGCGCCGCGGAGCTTCTCGAGGCTCTCCCGCGGGACGACGACGGCCAGGTCGCCGTAGTGCAACACCGCTTCGGCCGGCGTCACCGCCTCGCGGAGCTGGAAAGACATGTCGTAGGCGTAATCGCCGCGCTCGACGCCGGTCACGGCCACCCGGAGCACGAGCCGCTCGGGCTGCGGGTCGTCGTCCCGGAGCTCTACGAACTTTCCGAGGGCCATCTTCGTGATCGTGAACCCGTCGAGCGCCGGATCGTGCTCGCTCATCTCATGACCTCAGCCGCCGATCCCGGCCACCGTGGGATGGCCGCTCGTGGCTAGGATACAAGAGTGCCTCGGTTGCTCCTCCTGCTGCCCACCTCGACCTATCGCGCGGCCGATTTCCTGGAGGCGGCTCGCGTGCTCGGCGCGGAGGTGATCGTCGCCTCCAACCACCGGCAGGCCCTTGCCGGCGTGATGGGCGAGCGAGCACTCAGGGTGGACTGCAGGCGGCCCGAGGCGGCCGCGGACATGATCGTCGACATCGCCCGGCGGAAGCCGCTCGATGCCGTGGTCCCGGTGGACGATCAGGGTGTGCTGGCCGCCGCGCTCGCCGCGCAGCGTCTTGGCCTGGCGCACAATCCACCCCTGGCGGCGGCGAGGAGCCGCGACAAGGCGGCGATGCGGGAGGCGCTCGGGGCCGCCGCCGTACCCCAGCCCGAGTACCGGGTCGCCGGGCCCGACGCCGACGTCGCCGCGCTGGCCGTGGAGGTGGGAGTCCCGTGCGTCCTCAAGCCCGTCTCGCTGTCGGGCAGTCGCGGTGTGATCCGCGTCGACGATCCAGCGGACGCCGGCGCGACGGCCGCACGGATCAGGGCGATCCTGGCCGAAGCCGGCGAGGACCCCGGCGGGCCGCTCGTCGTCGAGCGCTACATCCCCGGCCTGGAGGTCGCCGTCGAAGGCCTGCTGCGGGGCGGCGCCCTCGAGATCTTGGCGGTGTTCGACAAGCCGGATCCGCTCGAGGGTCCGTACTTCGAGGAGACGATCTACGTGACACCGTCTCGGCTGGCGCCCTGGACACTCGAGGTGATCACCCGAGCCACGGCCGACGCCGCGGCGGCGCTCGGCCTCGTCGAGGGGCCGATCCACGCCGAGCTCCGCGTTGACGGGGAGCGCGCGTGGGTGCTCGAGCTGGCCGCCCGTTCTATAGGCGGGCTGTGCTCGCGGTCGCTCCGGTTCGGGATCGGGGTCAGCCTCGAGGAGCTCATCCTTCGTCACGCGCTCGGCCTTCCCGCGGACGACCTGAGGAGGGAGTCGGCCGCCTCCGGAGTGATGATGCTCCCCATCCCCAGGGCGGGCGTGCTCCAGGGGGTGCGCGGGCAGGACGAGGCCCGAGCCGTCCCGGGGATCGCCGGGCTCGAGATCACGATTGCACCCGGCCGGGCCGTCGAGGCGCTCCCGGAGGGCGACCGGTATCTCGGCTTCCTGTTCGCGCGAGCTGGCACGCCGGAGGAGGTCGAGGGCGCGCTGCGGGCGGCGCACAGCCAGCTTGAGATCGTCATCGCTGGGTCGATGGGATGAGGGTCGGCAGCCATCTGCTGAGGGCTACCGTGCCTCGAAGATTCGCTCCCGCAGTCGCGAGGTCAAACCGGAGCCGGTCAATTCGAATCGAGGAGTCCAGCGATCTCGTCCAGGGACCACACGTGATCCGCGATGCCTGCCGCCATCGCCGGGGTCCGAGAGGAGGGCCTGGCGAGCGTGTCGAGCAGCCTGGCGAAATTGTAGTGCATGAAGTGGAGGCTCACTGTCGCCGCCAGGTTCTCCACCCTCGTGGAGAGCGCGTTGCTGAGCCGGGTCATGCTCCGCATCCCCATCCGCATCGTGAGGCTCTGCCTCTCGACGTGGCCGGCGGAGATGTGTCCGGGATCGGGGTCGCCCGTGATCCTGCGAACCTCCCTCCCGAGAGACCTGGCCATGCCATGGCGCTCCTCGTTCTCGCCTCGAGTCGCCCCATACAGCTCGATCAGTCGTGCGTAGTCGATCCCTGAGCCGACCGCCTCGTCCACCCCGTACAGGAACGCGTTGCGCCCATCGGTGGTCAGTTGGACCCGGTGCGCGAGCCGAGCGGCGAGGCCCTGCACGAAATAGATGGCGTCCTCGGAGGTCCGCTGGCCGATCAGCCACGCCGGAACGAGCTTGGCGTCGGCGTCCAGGGCGACCCAGGTCCAGACGTCCTCCCTCTCGTCGTGCCCGTCGCATGGGAGGTGCCCCTTCCTCGTCCGGGCGAAG includes:
- a CDS encoding NAD-dependent formate dehydrogenase, which encodes PHISGSSLSAQARYGAGVREILECWFEERPIREEYLIVDGGKSAGTGAHSYSAGNATGGSDEAARFKE
- a CDS encoding NifU family protein, which encodes MSEHDPALDGFTITKMALGKFVELRDDDPQPERLVLRVAVTGVERGDYAYDMSFQLREAVTPAEAVLHYGDLAVVVPRESLEKLRGAIIDFVEADREGWVIDNPNRPRPTIGTQLPIMPAGPRSPAVGSRPPETLKADLGGDVAQRVMMVLDRQINPSIAAHGGHAELVGVEEGTAYLRLSGGCQGCSMATVTLGQGIEVAIKELVPEITRVLDVTDHASGTNPYFEAEKK
- a CDS encoding ATP-grasp domain-containing protein; amino-acid sequence: MPRLLLLLPTSTYRAADFLEAARVLGAEVIVASNHRQALAGVMGERALRVDCRRPEAAADMIVDIARRKPLDAVVPVDDQGVLAAALAAQRLGLAHNPPLAAARSRDKAAMREALGAAAVPQPEYRVAGPDADVAALAVEVGVPCVLKPVSLSGSRGVIRVDDPADAGATAARIRAILAEAGEDPGGPLVVERYIPGLEVAVEGLLRGGALEILAVFDKPDPLEGPYFEETIYVTPSRLAPWTLEVITRATADAAAALGLVEGPIHAELRVDGERAWVLELAARSIGGLCSRSLRFGIGVSLEELILRHALGLPADDLRRESAASGVMMLPIPRAGVLQGVRGQDEARAVPGIAGLEITIAPGRAVEALPEGDRYLGFLFARAGTPEEVEGALRAAHSQLEIVIAGSMG
- a CDS encoding IS1 family transposase, coding for MISIKRLSTEKRARITECLVEGTSLQTTARMTAAARETVEKLLADLGSACSEYQDQVMRELPCRRVRVEEMWTFARTRKGHLPCDGHDEREDVWTWVALDADAKLVPAWLIGQRTSEDAIYFVQGLAARLAHRVQLTTDGRNAFLYGVDEAVGSGIDYARLIELYGATRGENEERHGMARSLGREVRRITGDPDPGHISAGHVERQSLTMRMGMRSMTRLSNALSTRVENLAATVSLHFMHYNFARLLDTLARPSSRTPAMAAGIADHVWSLDEIAGLLDSN